One window from the genome of Mauremys mutica isolate MM-2020 ecotype Southern chromosome 4, ASM2049712v1, whole genome shotgun sequence encodes:
- the LOC123369775 gene encoding B-cell CLL/lymphoma 7 protein family member C-like — protein MSGRTVRAETRSRAKDDIKKVMAAIEKVRRWEKRWVTVGDTSLRIYKWVPIVDPRDEEKRRLAGSGERHKGRERRGRVPSPRANPALLMLDLNDENSNQSSLSETSLAKGGDTSSSPTPDRSQTATPTPLGELKAEDSQPPMLGQEGDSGVLLLEGTDEPPMLTKEDPVPGLLESQGQEDAPPFETAPTFPQPVLEEEDDESMGAPPLKRICPEEQEMGAPNSP, from the exons ATGTCAGGGCGCACGGTGCGGGCCGAGACCCGCAGCCGGGCCaaggatgacatcaagaaggtgATGGCGGCCATCGAGAAAGTGCGCAGATG GGAGAAGCGCTGGGTGACCGTGGGCGACACGTCTCTGAGGATCTACAAGTGGGTGCCCATTGTGGACCCCCGGGATGAG gagAAGCGGCGACTGGCCGGCAGCGGGGAGAGGCACAAGGGCCGGGAGAGGAGGGGGCGCGTGCCCAGCCCCCGGGCCAACCCCGCCCTCCTCATGCTGGACCTGAACG ATGAGAACAGCAACCAGAGCTCGCTGTCTGAGACCTCCCTGGCCAAGGGGGGAGacaccagctccagccccacccccgaccGCAGCCAGACGGCAACCCCCACCCCGCTGGGGGAACTGAAAGCGGAGGACTCGCAGCCCCCCAtgctggggcaggaagggg actctggggtgctGCTGCTTGAGGGGACGGACGAGCCCCCCATGCTGACCAAGGAGGACCCTGTTCCAGGCCTACTGGAGTCACAG GGACAAGAGGATGCACCCCCCTTTGAGACGGCCCCAACCTTCCCGCAGCCGGTGCTGGAAGAAGAGGACGATGAGTCCATGGGGGCACCTCCCCTGAAGCGCATCTGCCCCGAGGAGCAGGAAATGGGTGCCCCCAACTCTCCATAG
- the LOC123369777 gene encoding cardiotrophin-1-like encodes MEVLTVDRANLLSSASSSSSLSQQEVATKIKQTHRLTVLLKHCSEQLLAEYVRHQGEPFSSPDFQPPAMAVPGLPSPSVPPEAWLALSDGKRLWHLAAAYATLPGLLGSVLRQQAELNPLASELHRQLEAAARQCRGLVGNLEGIMGALGVPGPPPPSSSLGGPPPSAFLAKLSGYHVCRLHRDWAMRSHEALGLLRTKYPV; translated from the exons atggaagTGCTGACAG TGGATCGCGCCAACCTGCTCTcttctgcctcctcttcctcgtCCCTCTCCCAGCAAGAAGTAGCCACCAAGATCAAGCAAACTCACCGCCTGACGGTGCTGCTGAAGCACTGCTCTGAACAGCTGCTGGCAGAATAT GTGCGTCACCAAGGGGAGCCATTCAGCAGTCCAGATTTTCAACCCCCTGCCATGGCAGTCCCCGGGCTGCCCTCGCCCTCTGTCCCCCCCGAGGCCTGGCTGGCGCTCAGCGACGGAAAGCGGCTCTGGCACCTTGCCGCGGCCTACGCCACCctgcccggactcctgggttccgtgctGCGGCAGCAGGCCGAGCTCAACCCTTTGGCTTCGGAGCTGCATCGGCAGCTGGAGGCTGCGGCCCGTCAGTGCCGGGGGCTGGTCGGGAACCTGGAGGGGATCATGGGCGCATTGGGGGTGCCAGGCCCCCCgcctccttcctccagcctggGTGGCCCACCCCCCAGCGCCTTCCTGGCTAAGCTGAGCGGGTACCACGTGTGCCGGCTGCATCGGGACTGGGCCATGCGGAGCCACGAGGCGCTCGGGCTTCTCCGCACCAAGTACCCAGTGTGA
- the LOC123369776 gene encoding cardiotrophin-2-like isoform X1 produces the protein MADSPTKPPLHPTLAAQNLLVSLVLVQLARPDPNPSASTIYQTYNLARLLQTNTTKLLNTYLSAQGSPFSDPGFSAPGLRWAGVPVATLPFLAWRTMGDVERLARNYGAYATFDAFLQLVWDDQDELCPNCSELLAMLGTARARTRGLLANLTSIMAAMGIPTPPATDLLTSEAAGVGAFEKKCRGYVVCREYHGWVDRTVRDFTLLKAKYPA, from the exons ATGGCTGACTCCCCTACTAAGCCTCCCCTCCACCCTACTCTTGCAGCCCAGAATCTGCTTGTGTCCCTGGTCCTGGTCCAGCTGGCCCGGCCCGACCCCAATCCCAGTGCTAGTACCATCTACCAGACCTACAACCTGGCCCGGCTGCTGCAGACCAACACCACGAAGCTGCTCAACACCTAC ctgagcgCCCAGGGCTCCCCGTTCAGTGACCCCGGTTTCAGCGCCCCGGGGCTGCGGTGGGCCGGGGTGCCGGTGGCCACCCTCCCGTTCCTGGCCTGGCGCACCATGGGCGACGTGGAGCGGCTGGCGCGGAACTATGGGGCCTACGCCACCTTTGACGCCTTCCTCCAGCTGGTGTGGGACGACCAAGACGAGTTGTGCCCCAACTGCTCggagctgctggccatgctgggcACTGCCCGGGCCCGCACGCGAGGTCTCCTGGCCAACCTGACTTCCATTATGGCTGCCATGGGCATCCCGACGCCCCCGGCCACAGACCTCTTGACCTCAGAGGCAGCTGGCGTGGGGGCATTTGAGAAGAAGTGCCGGGGCTACGTGGTGTGCCGGGAGTACCATGGCTGGGTCGACCGGACTGTGCGTGACTTCACCCTGCTCAAGGCCAAGTACCCGGCCTAG
- the LOC123369776 gene encoding cardiotrophin-2-like isoform X2 produces MPPTLAQNLLVSLVLVQLARPDPNPSASTIYQTYNLARLLQTNTTKLLNTYLSAQGSPFSDPGFSAPGLRWAGVPVATLPFLAWRTMGDVERLARNYGAYATFDAFLQLVWDDQDELCPNCSELLAMLGTARARTRGLLANLTSIMAAMGIPTPPATDLLTSEAAGVGAFEKKCRGYVVCREYHGWVDRTVRDFTLLKAKYPA; encoded by the exons ATGCCTCCCACTCTAG CCCAGAATCTGCTTGTGTCCCTGGTCCTGGTCCAGCTGGCCCGGCCCGACCCCAATCCCAGTGCTAGTACCATCTACCAGACCTACAACCTGGCCCGGCTGCTGCAGACCAACACCACGAAGCTGCTCAACACCTAC ctgagcgCCCAGGGCTCCCCGTTCAGTGACCCCGGTTTCAGCGCCCCGGGGCTGCGGTGGGCCGGGGTGCCGGTGGCCACCCTCCCGTTCCTGGCCTGGCGCACCATGGGCGACGTGGAGCGGCTGGCGCGGAACTATGGGGCCTACGCCACCTTTGACGCCTTCCTCCAGCTGGTGTGGGACGACCAAGACGAGTTGTGCCCCAACTGCTCggagctgctggccatgctgggcACTGCCCGGGCCCGCACGCGAGGTCTCCTGGCCAACCTGACTTCCATTATGGCTGCCATGGGCATCCCGACGCCCCCGGCCACAGACCTCTTGACCTCAGAGGCAGCTGGCGTGGGGGCATTTGAGAAGAAGTGCCGGGGCTACGTGGTGTGCCGGGAGTACCATGGCTGGGTCGACCGGACTGTGCGTGACTTCACCCTGCTCAAGGCCAAGTACCCGGCCTAG